A genome region from Streptomyces sp. S4.7 includes the following:
- a CDS encoding WhiB family transcriptional regulator: MGWVTDWSAQAACRTTDPDELFVQGAAQNRAKAVCTGCPVRTECLADALDNRVEFGVWGGMTERERRALLRRRPTVTSWRRLLETARTEYERSAGILPAGLEDDDETYGSRHYADVIDETWAAVG; the protein is encoded by the coding sequence ATGGGCTGGGTAACCGACTGGAGTGCGCAAGCAGCATGCCGCACTACCGATCCGGATGAATTGTTCGTACAGGGCGCAGCGCAGAACAGGGCCAAGGCGGTGTGCACCGGATGCCCGGTGCGGACGGAGTGCCTGGCCGACGCGCTGGACAACCGCGTCGAATTCGGCGTGTGGGGCGGAATGACCGAGCGGGAGCGACGCGCATTGCTGCGCAGACGCCCCACTGTCACCTCTTGGCGACGGCTGCTCGAAACCGCACGCACCGAGTACGAGCGCAGCGCGGGCATTCTGCCCGCCGGCCTTGAGGACGACGACGAGACGTACGGCTCGCGCCACTACGCCGACGTCATCGACGAGACATGGGCGGCGGTGGGGTAG